Proteins from one Colias croceus chromosome 22, ilColCroc2.1 genomic window:
- the LOC123701972 gene encoding uncharacterized protein LOC123701972 — protein sequence MKWFLALGLFLGCAELSMSSAIRCKPGDNDKSCMSESSEQVSELKSSDLITYIEVGPEVECLGGSEWESNCHFCRCSEMGRAVCKRQENCHMEYDEPLRCKPHTTFKRACGTCMCLDNGVGLCSMKECVKISRTPIITKSKEAFGKECLPGTMWMSRCNDCKCSETGYPRCSHNECPGQENELEFRCAPESVWKDDCNSCWCTSEGIAMCTRMGCPIMNVTDWNGKPVKPRIGSVYNRFIHKHKHSIKKRSRCEPNTTFEEDCNTCICSADGENFACTLKLCHKPKEANATDEKSLTDQNVTSHKIKKRAVCKPNAKFRIDCNDCACAIDGQSYSCTAEDCDKRVINDDVEVFKAEGGPDHIERQTVCKPRGIFYMGCNTCRCNVDGSNYACTNKPCPLPDDVEIFSELQILKTSGNTTKAVICAANRMFIKDCNTCWCNEDGTSFYCTRKSCVNLLDKSFKEIENLPTQKQCRPNSVYEMNCNICYCDSTGTSSHCTRRACLPEDSTKSSIRRNFTEIREFSLRRNGTELPFRPNITEKSEFPVRWNSTELEFILSRNMTEVPLRRKRSSSQQKSNPDETTQSRVAPIIKGTPKACQPGLEFRMDCNKCLCDNEGQNFSCTRNDCAAINSNGNGGDRAKREVTSLNHTDCTPGSVFEQGCNVCRCTSDGNHATCTMKICQESTENDINAPESDPSFRCNPGEQFKRGCKDCTCSADGKSVFCTLRLCDQDMSPSL from the exons CCATAAGATGTAAACCAGGCGACAATGATAAATCATGTATGTCAGAATCTTCAGAACAAG TTTCAGAGTTAAAATCATCTGATTTAATAACATACATAGAGGTTGGGCCTGAGGTGGAATGTTTAGGGGGTAGTGAATGGGAGAGTAACTGCCACTTTTGCCGCTGCTCTGAGATGGGCCGGGCGGTTTGTAAACGGCAAGAAAACTGTCATATGGAATATG aTGAGCCATTACGGTGCAAACCACATACAACATTCAAAAGAGCCTGCGGCACGTGCATGTGCCTTGATAACGGTGTCGGCCTTTGCTCGATGAAGGaatgtgtgaaaatatcga GGACaccaataataacaaaatccAAGGAAGCATTCGGAAAGGAGTGCTTACCCGGAACAATGTGGATGAGCCGATGCAATGACTGCAAGTGTTCAGAGACGGGATACCCAAGGTGTTCACACAATGAGTGTCCAGGACAAGAAAATG AGCTAGAATTCCGTTGTGCGCCAGAATCAGTGTGGAAAGATGATTGTAACTCATGCTGGTGCACTTCTGAAGGAATAGCGATGTGCACAAGAATGGGCTGTCCTATAATGAATG tAACAGATTGGAATGGGAAACCAGTGAAACCAAGAATTGGCTCC GTTTACAATAGATTCATTCATAAACACaagcatagtataaaaaagcgTTCTCGATGTGAACCAAACACAACATTTGAAGAAGATTGCAATACATGTATCTGCAGTGCTGATGGCGAAAACTTTGCTTGTACTCTAAAACTTTGTCATAAACCTAAAGAAGCAAATGCTACGGATGAg AAAAGCTTAACTGACCAAAACGTGACATCacataaaatcaaaaaacGGGCAGTTTGCAAACCAAATGCCAAATTCAGGATTGACTGCAACGACTGTGCCTGTGCGATCGATGGTCAGAGCTATTCTTGTACCGCTGAAGATTGTGACAAACGAGTGATCAATGATGACGTTGAAGTTTTTAAAGCTGAAGGG GGTCCAGACCACATAGAGCGACAAACGGTATGCAAACCACGTGGTATCTTCTATATGGGTTGTAACACTTGTAGATGCAATGTTGACGGCAGCAACTACGCTTGCACCAACAAGCCATGTCCTTTGCCTGATGATGTGGAAATATTTAGTGAATTGCAG ATATTGAAAACAAGTGGCAACACAACGAAGGCTGTCATTTGCGCGGCAAACCGCATGTTCATTAAGGACTGTAACACTTGTTGGTGCAACGAAGATGGTACAAGCTTCTATTGTACGAGGAAATCTTGTGTCAATCTGTTGGACAAAAGTTTTAAGGAAATCGAG AATTTGCCCACACAAAAACAGTGTCGCCCAAACAGTGTGTATGAAATGAATTGCAATATATGTTATTGTGATTCCACGGGTACGTCTTCTCACTGTACTCGTCGTGCATGCCTTCCCGAAGATAGTACAAAG agtTCTATCAGAAGAAACTTTACAGAG ataCGAGAATTTTCTTTGAGACGGAATGGCACAGAG CTTCCTTTCAGGCCAAACATTACAGAG aaatCGGAATTTCCTGTTAGATGGAACAGCACAGAGCTAgag tttattttaAGCCGGAACATGACAGag gtACCACTAAGGAGAAAGCGGTCGTCTTCGcag CAAAAATCAAATCCAGATGAAACAACGCAATCAAGGGTTGCTCCAATCATAAAG GGGACGCCGAAGGCCTGCCAGCCCGGCCTCGAGTTCAGGATGGACTGCAATAAGTGCCTCTGCGACAACGAGGGGCAGAACTTCTCGTGTACAAGGAACGATTGTGCCGCTATTAACAGCAACGGGAATGGAGGGGACCGGGCTAAGCGag AAGTAACATCACTAAATCATACGGACTGCACTCCCGGGAGTGTGTTCGAACAAGGGTGCAATGTATGCAGGTGCACATCAGATGGGAACCACGCTACGTGCACTATGAAAATATGTCAAGAGAGCACAGAAAATGATATTAATGCACCAG AATCGGACCCAAGTTTTCGCTGCAACCCGGGGGAACAGTTCAAGCGTGGTTGCAAAGATTGTACATGTTCTGCTGACGGCAAAAGCGTGTTTTGCACTTTGCGTCTTTGCGACCAAGACATGAGTCCGTCGTTGTAA